In one Rugosibacter aromaticivorans genomic region, the following are encoded:
- the murG gene encoding undecaprenyldiphospho-muramoylpentapeptide beta-N-acetylglucosaminyltransferase produces the protein MKKLLVMAGGTGGHIMPGLAVAEHLRAQGWKIAWLGNPAGMEAKLVAGRGYQMAWMNFSALRGKGLMRKLALPLNLLRGCVGAWRAFSRIRPDVVLGMGGYVTFPGGLVAALRGIPLVLHEQNSVAGLANRVLAKIATRTLCGFPDVLVRGLWTGNPVRPEITVLPAPTFRYAERTGPLHVLVVGGSLGAQVLNEAVPEAWALMTENERPQVVHQAGEQHLPQLQALYAEAGVKANCVAFIEDMAGAYAWADLVICRAGALTVAELAAAGVASVLVPYPHAVDDHQTGNAQFLARAGAAILLPQKELTAERLLMICDVPRSQWAQMAEKAHALARPKATADVAQQCADLAK, from the coding sequence ATGAAAAAGCTCTTGGTCATGGCGGGTGGTACAGGCGGGCACATTATGCCGGGGTTGGCAGTGGCGGAGCATTTGCGGGCACAAGGCTGGAAGATTGCGTGGCTGGGTAATCCTGCGGGAATGGAAGCCAAGCTGGTGGCTGGGCGCGGCTATCAAATGGCCTGGATGAATTTTTCGGCATTGCGTGGCAAGGGGCTGATGCGCAAGCTCGCCTTGCCCTTGAATTTACTCCGTGGCTGTGTGGGCGCCTGGCGTGCGTTTTCACGCATCCGGCCCGACGTGGTACTGGGCATGGGTGGGTATGTCACTTTCCCCGGCGGGCTGGTGGCGGCGTTGCGCGGGATTCCACTGGTGTTGCATGAACAGAATTCCGTCGCTGGGTTGGCTAATCGGGTGCTCGCCAAGATAGCCACCCGCACCCTCTGTGGTTTTCCTGATGTCTTGGTGCGCGGCCTCTGGACAGGGAACCCCGTGCGCCCCGAGATCACCGTATTGCCAGCGCCGACTTTTCGCTACGCCGAGCGCACGGGCCCTTTACACGTGCTGGTCGTAGGCGGCAGCTTGGGCGCACAGGTGTTGAACGAAGCGGTGCCAGAAGCTTGGGCGTTGATGACAGAAAACGAACGGCCACAGGTGGTGCATCAGGCGGGTGAACAACATCTGCCCCAGTTACAAGCGTTGTATGCCGAGGCTGGCGTAAAAGCAAATTGTGTTGCATTCATTGAGGATATGGCTGGGGCCTATGCCTGGGCTGATCTGGTGATCTGCCGTGCGGGTGCGCTCACGGTGGCAGAGCTTGCTGCTGCGGGGGTGGCGAGTGTGCTGGTGCCGTACCCGCATGCGGTGGATGACCACCAAACAGGCAATGCCCAATTTCTTGCCCGGGCCGGTGCCGCTATTTTGTTGCCACAAAAAGAGCTGACGGCCGAGCGCCTATTGATGATTTGCGATGTGCCGCGCAGTCAATGGGCACAAATGGCCGAGAAGGCGCATGCCCTGGCACGTCCCAAGGCTACCGCCGATGTGGCACAGCAGTGTGCAGATCTCGCGAAATGA
- the murC gene encoding UDP-N-acetylmuramate--L-alanine ligase, with protein MRHKVKRIHFVGIGGAGMSGIAEVLVNQGFEVSGSDMAASATTRRLATLGIRIAIGHAAENAAHADAVVVSTAIAETNPEVVMARSRHVPVVPRAQMLAELMRIKQGIAIAGTHGKTTTTSLVASCLAEGGLDPTFVIGGRLISAGANAQLGTGEFLVAEADESDASFLFLSPVISVVTNIDADHMETYGHDFSRLKQAFVDFLHRLPFYGVAVVCLDDANVCEILPRVAKQMVTYGIDAEANFRAENIKADGGVMRFDCVRRNGSVSRLPIVLNLPGRHNVLNALAAIAVATEVGVGDTVIIRALAQFKGVGRRFQRYGEVAAARGGKFTLIDDYAHHPVEMAATLSAARAAFPGRRLVLAFQPHRYTRTRDCFEDFVKVLSSVDVLLLAEVYAAGESPIVAADGRTLVRAVRLAGKVEPVFVEEITAMPEMISDTAQDGDVVITMGAGSIGTVPMQLVAEVDNAHG; from the coding sequence ATGCGGCATAAGGTCAAACGTATTCACTTCGTCGGTATTGGCGGTGCGGGTATGTCCGGTATCGCTGAGGTGCTGGTGAATCAGGGCTTTGAAGTCAGTGGTTCGGATATGGCTGCGAGTGCAACCACGCGTCGGCTGGCCACGTTGGGTATACGCATTGCGATCGGGCATGCTGCAGAAAATGCGGCGCATGCCGATGCAGTGGTTGTTTCTACCGCGATTGCGGAGACCAATCCCGAAGTGGTCATGGCGCGCTCGCGCCATGTGCCGGTGGTGCCGCGTGCACAAATGCTGGCTGAACTGATGCGTATCAAGCAGGGCATTGCTATCGCGGGTACCCACGGCAAAACAACCACGACCAGTCTGGTAGCGAGTTGTCTGGCCGAGGGTGGTTTGGATCCGACATTCGTGATTGGTGGCCGGTTAATCTCTGCTGGCGCCAATGCGCAGTTGGGCACGGGCGAGTTTCTGGTGGCGGAAGCGGATGAATCAGATGCTTCGTTTTTATTTCTCTCGCCGGTGATTTCGGTGGTGACAAATATTGATGCCGATCACATGGAAACTTACGGGCATGATTTTTCACGGCTCAAGCAGGCGTTCGTGGATTTTTTGCACCGGCTGCCGTTTTATGGCGTGGCGGTGGTGTGCCTGGATGATGCCAACGTGTGCGAAATACTGCCGCGTGTGGCCAAGCAAATGGTGACGTATGGCATCGATGCCGAGGCTAATTTTCGTGCCGAAAATATCAAAGCCGATGGGGGCGTGATGCGCTTTGATTGCGTACGCCGTAATGGCAGCGTGTCGCGCTTGCCCATCGTGTTGAATTTGCCCGGCCGTCACAATGTATTGAATGCCCTGGCGGCCATTGCGGTGGCGACAGAAGTCGGCGTTGGTGACACGGTGATTATTCGCGCATTAGCCCAGTTCAAGGGCGTCGGCCGACGCTTTCAGCGCTATGGCGAGGTGGCGGCAGCGCGCGGCGGAAAATTCACCTTGATTGACGATTACGCCCATCATCCCGTGGAGATGGCAGCCACACTCAGCGCTGCCCGCGCGGCTTTTCCGGGGCGGCGTTTGGTGCTGGCTTTTCAACCGCACCGCTACACCCGCACGCGCGATTGCTTTGAGGATTTTGTCAAAGTGTTGTCCAGCGTCGATGTGTTATTGCTTGCTGAGGTTTATGCCGCAGGCGAATCGCCGATTGTGGCGGCCGATGGTCGCACACTCGTCCGCGCAGTGCGCCTTGCGGGCAAGGTAGAGCCTGTCTTTGTTGAAGAGATTACCGCCATGCCGGAAATGATCAGCGATACAGCGCAAGACGGTGATGTGGTGATTACCATGGGTGCCGGATCCATTGGCACGGTGCCGATGCAGTTGGTGGCAGAGGTTGACAATGCACATGGCTGA
- the murB gene encoding UDP-N-acetylmuramate dehydrogenase: protein MAEMPRGRLCENEPMARHVSWRAGGAARRAFFPVDRKDLATFMHTLPRDEAVLMVGLGSNLLVRDGGFAGTVIFTHGTLAGLSRLALEDDGTVYAEAGVATPKLARFAANHAFAEAEFFAGIPGTVGGALAMNAGCHGGEIWRYVTRVMMMNRQAECVMRTVDHFEIGYRHVRPRFGEDEIFAAAWFRFPRGQTIAARGRIRELLARRIATQPLGLPNAGSVFRNPPGDHAARLIEAAGLKGVWSGGAQVSEKHANFIVNPDGKATANEIEMLIDKIRFEVNKKFAVQLVPEVRIVGKNAVGKNSVGENL, encoded by the coding sequence ATGGCTGAAATGCCTCGTGGCCGCCTGTGCGAGAACGAGCCCATGGCGCGACACGTTTCCTGGCGCGCGGGCGGCGCGGCGCGGCGCGCATTTTTCCCGGTGGACAGGAAAGATTTGGCAACCTTCATGCACACCTTGCCGCGCGATGAGGCGGTATTGATGGTGGGTCTTGGCAGTAATCTGCTGGTGCGTGACGGGGGGTTTGCCGGCACGGTTATTTTCACTCATGGCACCTTGGCCGGATTGTCTCGTCTAGCGCTTGAAGACGACGGCACGGTTTACGCCGAGGCAGGCGTGGCAACACCCAAGCTTGCGCGCTTTGCAGCGAATCACGCGTTTGCCGAAGCAGAATTTTTCGCCGGCATTCCGGGCACGGTCGGGGGCGCACTGGCCATGAATGCCGGGTGCCACGGCGGGGAGATCTGGCGTTACGTGACGCGCGTGATGATGATGAACCGGCAAGCCGAATGTGTGATGCGTACCGTGGATCATTTTGAGATTGGCTACCGCCATGTGCGCCCTCGGTTTGGCGAGGATGAAATTTTTGCCGCCGCGTGGTTTCGCTTTCCACGTGGTCAAACTATTGCGGCGCGAGGGCGTATTCGCGAACTGCTGGCGCGACGCATTGCCACGCAGCCACTGGGTTTACCCAATGCGGGGTCCGTCTTCAGAAATCCGCCGGGAGATCACGCGGCACGCTTGATTGAGGCGGCTGGGCTCAAAGGTGTTTGGTCGGGTGGGGCGCAGGTTTCTGAAAAGCATGCGAATTTCATCGTTAATCCCGACGGCAAGGCGACGGCAAATGAGATAGAAATGCTCATCGACAAAATTCGGTTCGAAGTGAACAAAAAGTTTGCTGTGCAGCTTGTGCCGGAGGTGCGAATTGTTGGAAAAAATGCGGTTGGAAAAAATTCGGTTGGGGAAAATCTGTGA
- a CDS encoding D-alanine--D-alanine ligase — protein MMGGKSAEREVSLKSGAAVLSALRAAGIDAAPFDPQDKPLEALHGENFSRVFIALHGRGGEDGSMQGALNLLNIPYTGSGVLASALAMDKWRCKLVWAAAGLPVPEYGIVTPTSNFAEIEARLGLPLFVKPANEGSSIGISKVKESGGLRAAFKLAAQYDSCVIAERFLAGGEFTVGIIGDQALPVIRIVPQTEFYDFAAKYSRDDTTYHIPSGLGEAREAEIRAMALRAFAALGGRSWGRIDVLLDAEGRAWCLEANTSPGMTDHSLVPMAAKAAGISFGDLVVKLLVEARCD, from the coding sequence ATGATGGGTGGCAAGTCGGCAGAGCGCGAAGTGTCGTTAAAAAGCGGCGCGGCGGTGCTGTCGGCACTGCGTGCTGCGGGAATTGATGCCGCCCCGTTTGACCCGCAGGACAAACCCCTCGAAGCGTTGCATGGCGAAAATTTCAGCCGCGTGTTCATTGCGCTGCATGGGCGGGGTGGGGAAGACGGCAGTATGCAAGGCGCCCTGAATCTGCTGAATATTCCTTATACCGGCAGTGGCGTGCTGGCTTCTGCCCTGGCGATGGATAAGTGGCGGTGCAAATTGGTCTGGGCCGCTGCTGGCCTGCCCGTGCCGGAATACGGGATTGTGACGCCGACCAGTAACTTTGCCGAAATTGAAGCGCGGCTGGGTTTACCCCTGTTTGTGAAGCCCGCCAATGAAGGTTCCAGCATCGGCATTAGCAAGGTAAAAGAGTCTGGCGGCCTGCGTGCCGCGTTTAAGCTGGCCGCACAATATGATTCGTGCGTCATTGCAGAGCGGTTCTTGGCCGGCGGTGAATTTACTGTTGGGATTATCGGGGACCAGGCATTGCCGGTGATTCGCATTGTTCCGCAAACTGAGTTTTATGATTTTGCAGCCAAGTATTCGCGTGATGACACGACATACCACATCCCCAGCGGTTTAGGCGAGGCACGGGAGGCAGAAATTCGTGCCATGGCGTTACGCGCTTTTGCAGCACTGGGTGGTCGCAGTTGGGGGCGCATTGATGTGCTGCTGGATGCTGAAGGCCGCGCCTGGTGTCTGGAGGCCAACACCTCGCCGGGCATGACCGATCACTCGCTGGTGCCGATGGCGGCAAAGGCTGCGGGAATTTCGTTCGGCGATCTGGTCGTGAAGTTACTGGTGGAGGCACGCTGTGATTAA
- a CDS encoding cell division protein FtsQ/DivIB has protein sequence MIKAGVRGNSRNSRKIGNTHAQAKASGNLFWDSPRLINSVADLVFIFGGVLLAWAGLLVLQRLPILPIKNVIVTAAVPQVSGAQIEQVARTVITGNFLTVNLAAAQRSFEQLPWVRLASLRRQWPDSLVLTFEGQHPVAQWSSLDGEARLVNELGEVFVATAPPGMALPVFSGPEGSSAQMLTRYGEFATQLATIHRDLVALRLSQREAWQLKLDDGVVLELGRDQPKTPLAERLTRFTTHYASVKDRLHALSVVDMRYPSGFALKARKS, from the coding sequence GTGATTAAGGCCGGGGTTCGCGGTAATAGCCGCAACAGCCGTAAGATCGGCAATACGCATGCACAGGCAAAAGCCAGCGGCAACCTGTTTTGGGATTCTCCCCGATTGATCAATTCAGTGGCCGACTTGGTTTTTATTTTTGGCGGTGTCCTCCTGGCCTGGGCTGGTTTGCTGGTTTTGCAGCGGCTGCCCATCCTTCCGATTAAAAATGTCATTGTTACTGCGGCGGTTCCGCAAGTGTCCGGTGCGCAGATTGAGCAAGTGGCGCGCACCGTGATTACCGGAAATTTTCTAACCGTTAACTTGGCCGCAGCGCAGCGATCTTTTGAACAGTTGCCCTGGGTGCGGCTTGCCAGTTTGCGCCGCCAATGGCCGGATAGTCTGGTGCTGACTTTTGAGGGGCAGCATCCCGTGGCACAGTGGTCCTCGCTTGATGGTGAGGCCCGGCTAGTCAATGAGCTTGGCGAAGTCTTTGTCGCTACGGCGCCCCCGGGGATGGCCCTGCCGGTTTTTTCTGGACCGGAGGGTTCGTCAGCGCAAATGCTCACACGCTATGGTGAGTTTGCAACACAACTGGCTACCATCCACCGCGATCTGGTAGCGCTGCGGCTCTCGCAGCGCGAAGCCTGGCAGCTCAAACTGGATGATGGTGTGGTGCTTGAGTTGGGGCGCGACCAACCCAAAACGCCGCTGGCTGAACGCCTGACGCGATTTACAACCCACTATGCAAGCGTGAAGGATCGCCTGCACGCACTAAGCGTGGTGGATATGCGGTATCCCAGTGGATTTGCCCTTAAGGCGAGAAAAAGTTAA
- the ftsA gene encoding cell division protein FtsA: MSKEIKRDLIVGLDIGTSKIVAIVGEVDGEGRLSVLGMGMQESTGIKRGMVINIEATVNSISKAIAEVEMMVGCKVREVYTGIAGSHIKSKDSSGMAVVREKEVTPFDVERAIEAANATPISADDQILHTLVQEFIVDGQDGVKEPIGMDARRLDVRVHLVTGAVTAVQNIVKCVHRCGLEVVDLVLQPLASGYAVLTDDEKDVGVCLVDIGGGTTDIAVFVQGAIRHTAVIPIAGDQVTNDIAIALRTSTQDAEDIKMRFGVALQQLASAEEMIEVPGVGDRPGSQLSRQTLAGFIQPRIEEIFQQVQEELHRSGYERLLRAGIVLTGGAAQMPGMTELGEEIFHNTVKLVTPLYEGNLRDFVRNPRYSTAMGLLLEGVAQRQRGMKVQHPKTFTQVLGRMRAWFGKNF, encoded by the coding sequence ATGAGCAAAGAAATCAAGCGTGACCTGATTGTTGGCCTCGATATCGGCACCTCAAAGATCGTTGCAATCGTAGGCGAGGTTGACGGTGAAGGCAGACTCTCTGTGCTGGGGATGGGAATGCAGGAATCCACCGGCATTAAGCGCGGCATGGTGATCAACATTGAAGCCACGGTGAATTCGATCTCCAAAGCCATTGCTGAAGTTGAGATGATGGTCGGTTGCAAGGTGCGCGAGGTGTATACCGGAATTGCCGGCAGCCACATCAAGAGCAAGGATTCTTCAGGCATGGCGGTGGTGCGCGAAAAAGAAGTCACGCCATTCGATGTGGAGCGCGCCATTGAAGCGGCCAATGCCACGCCTATTTCTGCCGACGACCAGATTTTGCACACGCTGGTGCAAGAGTTCATCGTTGACGGCCAAGACGGTGTCAAGGAGCCCATCGGCATGGATGCGCGACGGCTTGATGTGAGAGTTCATCTCGTGACGGGCGCAGTGACGGCAGTGCAGAACATCGTTAAATGTGTACACCGCTGCGGGTTGGAAGTTGTTGATCTCGTGCTACAGCCCCTGGCCTCAGGTTATGCCGTGCTGACGGATGACGAAAAGGATGTTGGTGTTTGCCTGGTTGATATTGGCGGCGGCACTACGGATATTGCCGTCTTTGTACAGGGGGCCATTCGGCACACAGCAGTGATTCCGATTGCGGGTGACCAGGTAACTAATGATATTGCGATTGCTTTGCGCACATCAACGCAGGACGCGGAAGACATCAAAATGCGATTTGGTGTCGCACTTCAACAATTAGCAAGTGCTGAAGAAATGATCGAAGTCCCGGGCGTGGGTGATCGGCCGGGATCCCAGCTTTCACGGCAAACCTTGGCGGGGTTTATTCAGCCGCGTATCGAAGAGATTTTTCAGCAAGTGCAAGAAGAGCTGCATCGCAGCGGTTATGAGCGTCTTTTGCGAGCCGGCATTGTGCTCACAGGGGGCGCTGCACAAATGCCTGGCATGACTGAATTGGGTGAAGAAATATTTCATAACACCGTGAAATTAGTTACACCGCTTTACGAAGGGAATTTGCGTGATTTTGTGCGCAACCCGCGTTATTCGACTGCCATGGGTTTGCTTTTGGAGGGTGTGGCGCAACGTCAGCGAGGGATGAAGGTGCAGCACCCCAAGACATTTACGCAGGTTTTGGGTCGTATGCGGGCATGGTTTGGTAAGAATTTTTAG
- the ftsZ gene encoding cell division protein FtsZ produces MFELEEVASQEAAAGNTVIKVVGVGGAGGNAVEHMIREGVGGVEFICCNTDAQALDKSSAHVKLQLGPGLGAGGKPEKARELAQADRQRIAEVLEGAHMVFITAGMGGGTGTGAGPVIAEVARELGILTVAVVTKPFEYEGRRKRLAEDGVTELAQYVDSLIVILNEKLEEVLGDDVSMLDAFKAADNVLRNAVGGIAEIINVPGLVNVDFEDVRTVMGEMGKAMMGSATASGVDRARIAAEEAVASPLLEGVELSGARGVLVNITASNTLGLREYKDVMNTIRQYTAAEATVICGAVFDESMEDQLRVTVVATGLGAIAGKVRKPEMKIVEPIGLRTGTDNFHVFDATMGQVDLSSVASSLRSNMPRNSQADAMAASGVDKYDIPAFLRRQSD; encoded by the coding sequence ATGTTTGAATTAGAAGAAGTTGCGTCACAGGAAGCCGCAGCTGGTAACACAGTAATCAAGGTGGTAGGTGTCGGCGGTGCGGGTGGTAATGCGGTTGAGCACATGATCCGTGAAGGCGTGGGCGGTGTGGAGTTCATTTGCTGCAATACCGATGCGCAAGCGCTGGATAAAAGCAGTGCGCATGTCAAGCTGCAGCTCGGCCCTGGCTTGGGCGCAGGCGGTAAGCCTGAAAAAGCCAGAGAGCTTGCGCAGGCCGATCGACAGCGTATTGCTGAAGTTCTGGAAGGCGCGCATATGGTATTCATTACCGCCGGTATGGGCGGGGGGACCGGTACCGGTGCTGGACCTGTGATCGCTGAGGTGGCGCGTGAATTAGGCATACTGACTGTTGCCGTGGTGACTAAACCGTTTGAATACGAAGGCCGCCGTAAGCGCCTGGCCGAAGACGGTGTGACTGAGCTTGCTCAGTATGTTGATTCGTTAATTGTGATTCTCAACGAAAAACTCGAAGAAGTTCTGGGTGACGATGTCAGTATGCTGGACGCTTTTAAAGCAGCAGATAATGTGCTGCGTAATGCGGTCGGTGGTATTGCAGAGATCATTAATGTGCCAGGCTTGGTTAACGTCGATTTTGAAGATGTGCGCACGGTCATGGGCGAGATGGGCAAGGCAATGATGGGTTCAGCAACTGCTTCTGGGGTTGATCGCGCACGTATCGCAGCAGAAGAAGCTGTGGCTAGCCCGTTGCTGGAAGGCGTCGAGTTGTCTGGCGCGCGAGGTGTGTTAGTGAATATCACAGCAAGTAACACGCTGGGCTTGAGAGAGTACAAAGATGTGATGAATACCATTCGTCAATACACCGCCGCCGAGGCCACTGTGATTTGTGGTGCCGTGTTTGATGAATCAATGGAAGATCAATTGCGGGTTACGGTGGTGGCAACCGGTTTAGGCGCGATTGCAGGCAAGGTGCGCAAACCGGAAATGAAAATCGTTGAGCCGATCGGTCTGCGCACCGGCACCGATAACTTCCACGTTTTTGATGCCACGATGGGGCAGGTTGATTTGTCGAGTGTGGCGTCAAGTTTGCGTAGCAATATGCCACGTAACAGCCAAGCTGACGCAATGGCTGCCTCGGGTGTTGATAAATATGACATCCCCGCTTTTTTGCGTCGTCAGTCTGATTAA
- the lpxC gene encoding UDP-3-O-acyl-N-acetylglucosamine deacetylase, whose product MLRQRTLKSVVKTTGVGLHSGAKVSLVLRPAPVDTGVVFRRVDLNPPVDLKADPFGVGDTRMASCLEKQGAKVATVEHLMSALAGLGIDNIYIDVDAAELPIMDGSAAPFVFLLQSAGIEEQSAAKKFIRVKKMVEVKEGDKWARLSPFDGFSLEFSIVFAHPAVAQSGSSAHIDFADQSYVREVARARTFGFMQDVEVLREQGLALGGSLENAIVMDEYRVLNNDGLRYADEFVKHKILDAVGDLYLIGHPLLAAFSAHKSGHALNNALLRALLSDVSAWEMVSFLRVEDAPAKVAGLYPQLA is encoded by the coding sequence ATGCTGCGCCAACGTACGCTGAAATCTGTTGTCAAGACCACCGGAGTGGGGCTCCACTCTGGCGCAAAGGTTTCGCTAGTTTTGCGTCCGGCCCCGGTTGATACGGGTGTTGTTTTTCGCCGGGTGGATTTGAATCCGCCTGTGGATCTGAAAGCTGATCCTTTTGGGGTTGGTGACACACGCATGGCCTCTTGCCTTGAAAAACAAGGAGCGAAAGTTGCAACCGTAGAGCACCTCATGTCCGCCCTGGCTGGGTTAGGCATTGACAACATTTATATTGATGTCGATGCGGCAGAGTTGCCTATTATGGATGGCTCGGCCGCACCTTTTGTTTTTTTATTGCAGTCTGCCGGTATCGAAGAGCAGTCGGCTGCGAAGAAATTCATTCGTGTCAAAAAAATGGTTGAAGTCAAAGAGGGTGACAAATGGGCGCGCCTTTCCCCCTTTGATGGTTTCAGTCTCGAGTTCTCCATAGTTTTTGCCCATCCTGCCGTCGCTCAGTCGGGTTCTAGCGCACATATCGATTTTGCCGATCAATCCTATGTTCGCGAAGTCGCACGCGCGCGGACATTCGGGTTCATGCAAGATGTTGAAGTGTTACGTGAACAAGGTTTAGCCTTGGGGGGCAGCCTTGAAAATGCCATCGTGATGGATGAGTATCGTGTGTTGAATAATGACGGCTTGCGTTATGCGGATGAATTCGTCAAACACAAAATACTGGATGCTGTCGGCGATCTTTATCTGATAGGGCATCCGCTACTCGCGGCGTTTTCTGCCCACAAATCTGGCCACGCGCTGAATAATGCACTCTTACGCGCCCTGCTGAGTGATGTATCCGCCTGGGAGATGGTGAGTTTTCTGCGGGTGGAAGATGCGCCAGCCAAAGTGGCCGGACTTTATCCGCAACTGGCCTAA
- a CDS encoding DciA family protein produces MPLVIANRPETRIRCIPFPLLELFKTMAKSLQEHLVSTEGLARLAAHAHRLLVFQHTLETVLPEALRPHARVANFRLGKIFIHTSNSAVAAKVRQLGPRIATALTSSTAQVTEIGVSVQANPATQPKANDQRPVLPGNQQKQRLTLLAQNLPPESALKRAIERLIKVVTE; encoded by the coding sequence ATGCCTCTGGTGATTGCTAACCGGCCTGAGACGAGAATAAGATGCATACCTTTTCCTCTTCTGGAATTATTTAAAACGATGGCAAAGAGTCTCCAGGAACATCTGGTCTCAACGGAGGGTTTGGCACGGTTGGCTGCCCATGCGCATCGCCTCCTGGTGTTTCAACACACTCTGGAAACCGTCCTTCCCGAGGCGCTACGCCCCCATGCCAGGGTAGCTAATTTCCGGCTAGGGAAAATTTTTATTCATACAAGCAACAGTGCAGTCGCGGCAAAAGTTAGGCAATTAGGCCCGCGGATTGCCACCGCATTAACCTCTTCGACGGCGCAGGTTACCGAAATTGGCGTCAGCGTGCAAGCCAACCCAGCAACTCAGCCCAAAGCAAATGATCAGAGACCGGTATTACCTGGCAATCAACAAAAGCAGAGGCTCACTTTGCTTGCGCAAAACCTGCCGCCAGAGTCTGCTCTCAAGCGTGCGATTGAACGATTGATAAAAGTGGTTACAGAATAA